In Desulfocurvus vexinensis DSM 17965, the sequence CGGCTACTGGCAGTCCGCGCGCTATTTCGCGCCCGTGGCCGAGGCCGTGCGCGCCGAGCTGACCCTGCCCGCCCTGAGCCCTGCGGCGGCGGAGCTGGCCGCGCGCATCGCTGCCGGGCCCTCGGTGGGTCTGCATGTGCGCCGGGGTGACTACGTGAGCGATCCGCGCATCGCCCGCACCCACGGCGCCCTGCCGCCGGACTACCACCGCCGCGCCTTGGCCCTGGCCGCCGAAGGCCTGGGGCGGCCCGAGGTCTTCGTGTTCACCGACGACCCCGGCTGGGTGGCCACGGGGCTGGACCTGGGCGCGCCCTTCACCCTGGTGCGTGGACTGTCGGCCCACGAGGACCTGCATCTGCTCTCCTTGTGCCGGGGCCGGGCCATCGCCAATTCGTCCTTCAGCTGGTGGGCCGCGTGGCTGGGCGGGCCGGGGCGCGTGGTGGCCCCGGCGCGCTGGTTCGGCCCCGAGCGCATGCGCACCCGGCGCCTGGACGACCTCTGCCCCCCGGGCTGGGTGCGGACGTGAGCGGCGCGCCCCGGGCCACGGTGCTCACCGCCGTGTACAACGGCGCGCCCTGGCTGGCGCAGTCCCTGGCCAGCGTGCTGACCCAGGATTTCGCGGATTTCGAGTTCGTGGTGGTGGACGACGCCAGCAGCGACGAGAGCCCGGCCATCCTCGCCGCCGTGGCCGACCCGCGCCTGCGCGTGGTGCGCAACCCGCGCAACCTGGGCCTGACCGCCAGCCTGAACCGGGGCCTAGAGCTGGCCCGGGGCGATGTGGTCCTGCGCCACGACGCCGACGACCTGTCGCTGCCCGGGCGCTTCGCGCGGCAGATGGCCCTGCTGGACGCCCGGCCCGAGGTGGGCGTGTGCGGCGGCTTCGCGGCCATGGTGGACGGGCAAGGTAGGTCCCTGGATATCTACCGCGTGCCCGTGGGCCACGGGCCCATCGCCTGGGCCGTGGGTTTCGGCCACGCCTTCGCCCACCCCGCCGTGGCCGTGCGCACCGGGCTGCTGCGCGCCGTGAGCGGCTACGACCCCGCCTGGCGCGTGGCCCAGGACCAGGAGCTGTGGACGCGCCTGGTCTGGACCACGCGCATGGCCAACATTCCCGAGCCGCTGGTGGAATACCGCCAGCATGCGGGCATGGCCTCGCGGGTGCGCGGGGCCGAGCAGCGCGACGGCGACCTGCGGGCGCGCGGCCGGTTCCTGGGCCGCCTGCTGGGCCGCGAGGTGCCGCCGGAGCTTTTGCGCTGGAACAGCGTGCCGCCCCTGCCCGGGGCCCCGGGGCGCCCGCCAGGGGCCGACGCCCGGGAGATTGCGGGCTTTGCGCGGGTCGTCGCGGGCGCCCTGGGCGCGTTGCGCCGCCAGTTCTGCGCCACGCGGGCCGAGGCCCGGGCCGTGGGGAGGCTGGCCGGGCGCAAGCTGCACGCCCTGGCCGCCGGAGCCGCCGGGGCGGGCGCGGCGCTGCTGGCCGCGCGGCTGCTGGCCCGGGCCGTGACCCTGGACCCGTCGCTGCTGGCCTCCGCCGAGCTGGCCCGGGCCGCGCGCGCGGCCCGGCGCGCCCTGGGCGCTCCGGGGAGAGGGCGGGCGTGAAAATCCTGCACGTGGCGCCGCAGCTGTCCGGCGGGGGGCTCGAAGTCTACCTGCACGAGGCCGTCCGCCGCCTGGCGGCCCTGGGCCATGCTTCGGCAGTGCTCCATGGCCGCGCGGGGGGCGCGCTGCCCGCCGGTCTCGCGGCCCGGGCGTACCATGTGCCCGGGGTCACGGACCTGGGCTGCCCCGGGCTGGCCGCGCGGCTGGCCGAGGTGCGCGAGGTGCTGCGCGCCGGGGCGCCGGACGTGATCCTGGTCCACGGCGCCACGCAGCACTGGCTGGTGCGCCTTTTGGCCGGGGCCGCGCCCCTGGTGCGCTTCGTCCACGACACCCACTGCCTCTGCCCCGGGGGCGGCAAGACCCTGCGCCGGAGCACGGCCTCGGGCGGGCCCGAGCCCTGCCCGCACCCTCTGGGCCTCGCCTGCCTAGGCCGGGCCTGGACCCGCCGCTGCACGGCGCGCGACCCGCGCGTGGCCCTGCCCCTGCTGGCCCACCTGCGGGCGAACCTGGCCCTGTACCGCCGCCGGGCGGCCATGGCCTGCCCCAGCGTCTTCATGCGCGGGCTGCTGGCGCACAACGGCTTCGACCCCGCGCGGGTCGCGGTGCTGCCGCATTTCACGACCCTGCCCGCCCAGGCCCCCCCGGCCCCGGGGGCCTGCGGGCCCGTGGTGCTCTATGCGGGGCGCGTGCATTGGGGCAAGGGCCTGGGGGAGCTGCTGCGGGCCCTGGCCCTGCTGCCGCCCGAAGCCAGCCTGGACCTGGCCGGGGACGGGCCGGACCTGGCGGGGGTCAAGGATTTGGCGCGCAGCCTGGGCCTGGAGGGCCGGGTGCGCTTCCACGGCTGGCTGGACCCCCCGGCCCTGGGCGCGCTGTATGCCCGGGCGGCGGTGGTGGCCGTGCCGTCCCTGGTGCCCGAGGCCTTCTGCATGGCGGGTATCGAGGCCATGGCCTACGGGCGGCCCGTGGTGGGGGCGGATTCCGGGGCCATCGGCGAATGGCTGGAGCACGGGGTCACGGGCTGGCTGGTGCCGCCGGGGGATACGGCGGCCCTGGCGGCCCGGCTGCGGGAAATTCTTTTCAGCACGGAACTTGCAGAAGAAATGGGCACAGCGGGGCGTGAGCGCGCGGAGCGCGATTTCACCCCTGGCGCGCACGTCTCCGGGTTGGTCCAGCTATTGGAGCGGACAGCCCGGGGCGGCTGATCCGCCCGCAACCGGCAGCGGGCCTCCCGCACCGGCAACCGGGGCCGACCGAAAAGGATTTTTGGACAGCCCGAACCATGCGCATTCTCGTCCTGACCCCCACCTTCCTGCCCGTGGTCGGCGGAGCGGAACTCCTGCTGCTGCACGTGTTCCGGCGTCTGGCCGCGCGGCATGACATCCTGCTGCTGACCCCGCACCTGGCCCCGGAGCTGCTGGCGGCCCACGGCAATCCCGAATACGACGCCCTGGTGAATTTCGAGGTCCGGCGCTACGCCGACCGCGTGAGCCTGATGCGCATCCCCGGCCACCGGGCCTCGCGGGGGGCCATCCCGCCGTTCTCCCTGTCCGCCGTGGGCGCCGTGGTGCGCGCGGCGCGCCAGTTTCGGCCCGAGGTGCTCAACGTGCACTACTGCATGCCCACGGGGCTGGCGGCCTGGGCCGCCCAGCGCCTGCTGGGCCTGCCCACGGTGCTCAGCCTGACCGGGCGCGACGTGCCCGGGCCGGGGGTGCCGCCGCTGTGGGGTGTCTGGCACCGCCTGGTGGGCCGGGCCTGCGCCGGGCGGACCTACGTCACCGACTACTGCCGCCGGGCGGTCTATGGGCCCGGGGCGGGTGCCGGGGCCGGGGTGGTCATCGCCAACGGGGTGGACGACGCCCCGCCCAGCCCGCCGGGAGCCGTGGCGGCCCTGCGCGCGGAGTTGGGCGTGCCGCCGGACGGGACGCTGGTCTTCGCCCTGCAACGCCTGGACGCGGTCAAGCGCGTGGACGTGCTGCTGCGGGCCCTGCCCCTGGTGCTGCGCGAGCACCCGCGCACGGTGCTGGCCGTGGGCGGCACGGGCCCCGAGGCGGGCGCCCTGCGCGCCCTG encodes:
- a CDS encoding glycosyltransferase family 4 protein; translated protein: MKILHVAPQLSGGGLEVYLHEAVRRLAALGHASAVLHGRAGGALPAGLAARAYHVPGVTDLGCPGLAARLAEVREVLRAGAPDVILVHGATQHWLVRLLAGAAPLVRFVHDTHCLCPGGGKTLRRSTASGGPEPCPHPLGLACLGRAWTRRCTARDPRVALPLLAHLRANLALYRRRAAMACPSVFMRGLLAHNGFDPARVAVLPHFTTLPAQAPPAPGACGPVVLYAGRVHWGKGLGELLRALALLPPEASLDLAGDGPDLAGVKDLARSLGLEGRVRFHGWLDPPALGALYARAAVVAVPSLVPEAFCMAGIEAMAYGRPVVGADSGAIGEWLEHGVTGWLVPPGDTAALAARLREILFSTELAEEMGTAGRERAERDFTPGAHVSGLVQLLERTARGG
- a CDS encoding alpha-1,2-fucosyltransferase; amino-acid sequence: MIAVRLMGGLGNQMFQYAAGRALAARTGGELVFDLSALRADPRRGYALGPYPVRGREAAPGELERFPPRPPARGRAWALAARLRAALAPRGAGPVRFDEPHFHYAPAFAALAGDVYLDGYWQSARYFAPVAEAVRAELTLPALSPAAAELAARIAAGPSVGLHVRRGDYVSDPRIARTHGALPPDYHRRALALAAEGLGRPEVFVFTDDPGWVATGLDLGAPFTLVRGLSAHEDLHLLSLCRGRAIANSSFSWWAAWLGGPGRVVAPARWFGPERMRTRRLDDLCPPGWVRT
- a CDS encoding glycosyltransferase family 2 protein, whose translation is MSGAPRATVLTAVYNGAPWLAQSLASVLTQDFADFEFVVVDDASSDESPAILAAVADPRLRVVRNPRNLGLTASLNRGLELARGDVVLRHDADDLSLPGRFARQMALLDARPEVGVCGGFAAMVDGQGRSLDIYRVPVGHGPIAWAVGFGHAFAHPAVAVRTGLLRAVSGYDPAWRVAQDQELWTRLVWTTRMANIPEPLVEYRQHAGMASRVRGAEQRDGDLRARGRFLGRLLGREVPPELLRWNSVPPLPGAPGRPPGADAREIAGFARVVAGALGALRRQFCATRAEARAVGRLAGRKLHALAAGAAGAGAALLAARLLARAVTLDPSLLASAELARAARAARRALGAPGRGRA
- a CDS encoding glycosyltransferase family 4 protein encodes the protein MRILVLTPTFLPVVGGAELLLLHVFRRLAARHDILLLTPHLAPELLAAHGNPEYDALVNFEVRRYADRVSLMRIPGHRASRGAIPPFSLSAVGAVVRAARQFRPEVLNVHYCMPTGLAAWAAQRLLGLPTVLSLTGRDVPGPGVPPLWGVWHRLVGRACAGRTYVTDYCRRAVYGPGAGAGAGVVIANGVDDAPPSPPGAVAALRAELGVPPDGTLVFALQRLDAVKRVDVLLRALPLVLREHPRTVLAVGGTGPEAGALRALARGLGVAGAVRFTGFLPAAAVPLHMDAADLFAFHSTYETFGIVLAEAMIRGRAVVSVADPAIAEVVDHGRTGLLTPVGDHEALARALGDLLADPAQRAAMGEAGRAKARALYGWDALAGQYEAALARAAGGGGP